One Neomonachus schauinslandi chromosome 9, ASM220157v2, whole genome shotgun sequence DNA segment encodes these proteins:
- the TMEM251 gene encoding transmembrane protein 251 isoform X1: protein MVAFSEMPKPPEYSELSDSLTLAVGTGRFSGPLHRAWRMMNFRQRMGWIGVGLYLLASAGAFYYVFEINETYNRLALEHIQQHPEEPLEGTTWTHSLKARLLSLPFWFWTVIFLIPYLQMFLFLYSCTRADPKTVGYCIIPICLAVICNRHQAFVKASNQISRLQLIDT, encoded by the exons ATGGTGGCTTTCTCTGAAATGCCAAAACCACCCGAGTATTCAGAACTGAGTGACTCTTTAACGCTTGCCGTGGGAACAGGAAGATTTTCGGGACCATT GCACAGAGCATGGAGAATGATGAACTTCCGTCAGAGGATGGGATGGATTGGAGTGGGATTGTATTTGTTAGCAAGTGCAGGAGCATTTTACTATGTTTTTGAAATCAATGAGACTTACAACAGGCTGGCCTTGGAACACATTCAGCAGCACCCGGAAGAGCCCCTTGAAGGAACCACATGGACACACTCCTTGAAAGCTCGTTTACTCTCCCTGCCTTTTTGGTTTTGGACAGTTATTTTTCTGATACCTTATTTACAGatgtttttgttcctttattcttgTACAAGAGCTGACCCCAAAACGGTGGGCTACTGTATTATCCCCATATGCTTGGCAGTTATTTGCAATCGCCACCAGGCATTTGTCAAGGCTTCTAATCAGATCAGCAGACTACAACTGATTGACACCTAA
- the TMEM251 gene encoding transmembrane protein 251 isoform X2: MMNFRQRMGWIGVGLYLLASAGAFYYVFEINETYNRLALEHIQQHPEEPLEGTTWTHSLKARLLSLPFWFWTVIFLIPYLQMFLFLYSCTRADPKTVGYCIIPICLAVICNRHQAFVKASNQISRLQLIDT, translated from the coding sequence ATGATGAACTTCCGTCAGAGGATGGGATGGATTGGAGTGGGATTGTATTTGTTAGCAAGTGCAGGAGCATTTTACTATGTTTTTGAAATCAATGAGACTTACAACAGGCTGGCCTTGGAACACATTCAGCAGCACCCGGAAGAGCCCCTTGAAGGAACCACATGGACACACTCCTTGAAAGCTCGTTTACTCTCCCTGCCTTTTTGGTTTTGGACAGTTATTTTTCTGATACCTTATTTACAGatgtttttgttcctttattcttgTACAAGAGCTGACCCCAAAACGGTGGGCTACTGTATTATCCCCATATGCTTGGCAGTTATTTGCAATCGCCACCAGGCATTTGTCAAGGCTTCTAATCAGATCAGCAGACTACAACTGATTGACACCTAA
- the MOAP1 gene encoding modulator of apoptosis 1 — protein MTLRLLEDWCRGMDVSPRKALLVAGIPPTCTVAGTEEALRAGLAPMGGYRLLGRMCRLDENRNVALVGLTEETTRALVPKEIPGKGGVWRVIFKPPDLNNEFLSRLNEFLEGEGTTLGELTRALGYGNDPFDLGQDTIPEIQAPVLAQALEEAPRPDLQYLRYRKLRVFSGSDPPEPGEEEFESWLFHTTQMMKTWQVPDAEKRRRLLESLRGPAFDVIRVLKINNPFITVAECLQALEQVFGVIDNPRELQIKYLTTYQKDGEKLSAYVLRLEPLLQKLVERGAVEKDVVNQARLDQILAGAVHRTLRRKLALPQDGPAPGLLQLLALIKDEEAAEEEEEALLQAGLEGHFS, from the coding sequence ATGACGCTTAGGCTCTTAGAAGACTGGTGCAGGGGGATGGATGTGAGCCCTCGGAAAGCGCTGTTGGTTGCCGGCATCCCCCCGACCTGCACTGTGGCAGGAACCGAGGAGGCTCTGCGGGCTGGTTTGGCGCCGATGGGCGGGTACAGACTGCTCGGGAGGATGTGCCGGCTGGATGAGAACAGGAATGTAGCCTTAGTAGGGCTGACGGAGGAGACGACTCGTGCTCTAGTCCCTAAGGAGATACCCGGAAAAGGGGGTGTCTGGAGAGTGATCTTTAAGCCCCCAGACctgaataatgaatttttaagcAGATTAAATGAATTCTTAGAGGGAGAGGGCACAACGTTGGGGGAGTTGACCAGAGCTCTTGGATACGGAAACGACCCTTTTGACCTAGGACAGGACACGATCCCAGAAATACAGGCCCCTGTGTTGGCACAGGCATTAGAGGAGGCTCCTCGGCCCGACCTGCAGTACCTGAGATACAGAAAACTGAGAGTGTTCTCAGGCAGTGACCCTCCAGAACCAGGAGAAGAagaatttgaatcctggctgtTTCATACTACTCAGATGATGAAGACATGGCAGGTGCCAGATGCAGAGAAAAGAAGACGCTTGCTAGAGAGCCTTAGGGGCCCAGCATTTGATGTTATTCGTGTCCTCAAGATAAACAATCCTTTCATTACAGTCGCTGAATGCCTGCAGGCTCTTGAGCAGGTATTTGGGGTTATTGATAATCCTAGGGAATTGCAGATCAAGTATCTGACCACTTATCAGAAGGATGGAGAGAAATTGTCTGCTTACGTGCTGAGGTTGGAGCCTTTATTACAGAAACTGGTAGAGAGAGGAGCAGTTGAGAAAGATGTTGTGAATCAGGCCCGCCTAGACCAAATCTTGGCTGGAGCAGTCCACAGAACCCTTCGCAGGAAGCTTGCTCTGCCACAGGATGGCCCAGCCCCTGGCTTATTGCAGCTACTGGCCCTGATAAAGGACGAAGAGGcagcggaggaggaggaggaggcccttCTCCAGGCAGGATTAGAAGGGCATTTCTCCTGA